A single region of the Gorilla gorilla gorilla isolate KB3781 chromosome 1, NHGRI_mGorGor1-v2.1_pri, whole genome shotgun sequence genome encodes:
- the LOC101154124 gene encoding late cornified envelope protein 1C-like: MSCQQSQQQCQPPPKCTPKCPPKCPTPKCPPKCPPKCPPVSSCCSVSSGGCCGSSSGGSCGSSSGGSCGSSSGGCCSSGGGGCCLSHHRRRRSHCHRPQSSGCCSQPSGGSSCCGRGSGQHSGGCC, from the coding sequence ATGTCCTGCCAGCAGAGCCAGCAGCAGTGCCAGCCCCCTCCCAAGTGCACCCCCAAGTGCCCTCCCAAGTGCCCCACCCCAAAGTGCCCCCCAAAGTGTCCCCCTAAGTGCCCTCCTGTCTCTTCCTGCTGCAGTGTCAGCTCCGGAGGCTGCTGTGGCTCCAGCTCTGGGGGCAGCTGTGGCTCCAGCTCTGGGGGCAGCTGTGGCTCCAGCTCTGGGGGATGCTGCAGTTCTGGGGGTGGTGGCTGCTGTCTGAGCCACCACAGACGTCGCAGGTCCCACTGCCACAGACCCCAGAGCTCTGGCTGCTGCAGCCAGCCCTCGGGGGGCTCCAGCTGCTGTGGGCGGGGGAGTGGCCAGCACTCTGGAGGCTGCTGCTGA
- the LOC115934023 gene encoding late cornified envelope protein 1E-like gives MSCQQSQQQCQPPPKCTPKCPPKCPTPKCPPKCPPKCPPVSSCCSVSSGGCCGSSSGGGCGSNSGGCCSSGGGGCCLSHHRRHRSHRHTPQSSDCCSQPSGVSSCCGGGSGQHSGGCC, from the coding sequence ATGTCCTGCCAGCAGAGCCAGCAGCAGTGCCAGCCCCCTCCCAAGTGCACTCCCAAGTGCCCTCCTAAGTGTCCCACCCCCAAATGCCCTCCAAAGTGTCCCCCTAAGTGCCCTCCAGTCTCTTCCTGCTGCAGTGTCAGCTCCGGAGGCTGCTGTGGCTCCAGCTCTGGGGGCGGCTGTGGCTCCAACTCTGGGGGCTGCTGCAGCTCTGGGGGTGGCGGCTGCTGCCTGAGCCATCACAGGCGCCACAGGTCCCACCGTCACACACCCCAGAGCTCTGACTGCTGCAGCCAGCCCTCAGGGGTCTCCAGCTGCTGCGGAGGGGGCAGCGGCCAGCACTCTGGAGGCTGCTGCTGA
- the LOC109029442 gene encoding late cornified envelope protein 1F — protein MSCQQSQQQCQPPPKCTPKCPAPKCPPKCPPVSSCCSVSSGGCCGSSSGGGCSSGGGGCCSSGGGGCCLSHHRRRRSHRHRPQSSDCCSQPSAGSSCCGGGSGQHSGGCC, from the coding sequence ATGTCCTGCCAGCAGAGCCAGCAGCAGTGCCAGCCCCCTCCCAAGTGCACTCCCAAGTGCCCCGCCCCTAAATGTCCCCCTAAGTGCCCTCCAGTCTCTTCCTGCTGCAGTGTCAGCTCCGGAGGCTGCTGTGGCTCCAGCTCTGGGGGCGGCTGCAGCTCTGGGGGTGGTGGCTGCTGCAGCTCTGGGGGAGGCGGCTGTTGCCTGAGCCACCACAGACGGCGTAGGTCCCACCGCCACAGACCACAGAGCTCTGACTGCTGCAGCCAGCCCTCAGCGGGCTCCAGCTGCTGCGGAGGGGGCAGTGGCCAGCACTCTGGAGGCTGCTGCTGA